The following proteins come from a genomic window of Pirellula staleyi DSM 6068:
- a CDS encoding glycosyltransferase, producing MTPILSVVLPVHDRESSLARQVQQLLDFLPELTAHFELIVVDNGSQDQTGELASEMSRQYPQVRVVTLAEQQSMPMAAKQGITRSSGEVVLVQEEDTPIRTADYRKLWALRSDKSLVMARSTTPQPAAKPAAMDGKVIDRLVEWGHAMRSAAAEHQGPGGVQMIRRSAVEQLSDIDAANDELVVEYGDELIAEKPQPIAASQVRPRRPLVNFLQHLRGFAPAQ from the coding sequence GTGACACCGATCCTCAGTGTCGTCCTCCCAGTGCATGATCGAGAATCGTCGCTTGCTCGCCAGGTGCAGCAGCTACTGGATTTTCTCCCGGAACTCACCGCGCACTTCGAGTTGATCGTCGTCGACAACGGCAGCCAAGACCAAACAGGCGAACTGGCCAGCGAAATGTCGCGGCAGTATCCCCAGGTCCGTGTGGTGACCCTCGCCGAACAGCAGTCAATGCCAATGGCCGCCAAGCAAGGCATCACGCGCTCCAGTGGCGAAGTGGTGCTGGTGCAAGAGGAAGATACACCGATTCGCACTGCCGACTATCGCAAGCTCTGGGCGCTCCGTAGCGACAAAAGTCTAGTGATGGCTCGCAGCACGACACCGCAGCCAGCTGCAAAACCAGCCGCGATGGATGGCAAGGTGATCGATCGGCTGGTCGAGTGGGGGCACGCGATGCGCAGTGCCGCTGCGGAGCATCAGGGACCGGGTGGGGTGCAGATGATTCGTCGGTCGGCTGTCGAGCAGCTAAGCGATATCGATGCTGCCAACGATGAACTCGTGGTGGAATATGGGGACGAGTTGATTGCGGAAAAGCCGCAGCCGATTGCTGCATCGCAAGTCCGTCCGCGACGTCCACTCGTCAATTTCCTGCAGCAC